A genomic segment from Pelobates fuscus isolate aPelFus1 chromosome 7, aPelFus1.pri, whole genome shotgun sequence encodes:
- the LOC134568058 gene encoding ghrelin-like, translating to MMLARATVYGIVLFCLLWIEETRAGSSFLSPADMQKNSGKRPPKKMVHSNVHRREVGDTWDSPLDQLIENPMEIGFKFPLDINLKMTEEQFQQHKAAIQEILFEVLSLSTSQDTEERNE from the exons ATGATGCTGGCACGTGCCACCGTTTATGGGATTGTACTATTCTGCCTTCTGTGGATTGAGGAAACTCGGGCTGGATCAAGCTTTCTGAGTCCGGCCGATATGCAGAAAAACTCG GGCAAGAGGCCACCCAAAAAGATGGTCCACAGCAATGTACATCGCAGGGAAGTTGGGGACACATGGGATAGCCCCCTGGATCAGCTCATTGAGAACCCGATGGAAATTGGG TTTAAATTTCCTCTGGATATCAACTTGAAAATGACTGAAGAGCAATTCCAACAGCATAAAGCGGCTATCCAGGAGATACTCTTTGAGGTTCTATCTCTCAGCACTTCTCAAG ATACAGAAGAAAGAAATGAATAA